In Cydia pomonella isolate Wapato2018A chromosome 1, ilCydPomo1, whole genome shotgun sequence, one genomic interval encodes:
- the LOC133521540 gene encoding uncharacterized protein LOC133521540: protein MKNRSLAGNCGIGVFVIALVTVALAFGTPNWLVSDYRIRGSRLDKLGLWSHCFRSLPDPYDQYQRRFFVGCRWVYDPFTTGYDRIRGFLLPGFMIATQFFFTLCLLGVLISTILVLIFFLCCGPDQNRFVTLIRTIGYIMLGSGICGVIAVIVFASLGNADGWMPNHENNYLGWSFGLGVVGAVSCLITAALFLTEANIQHKKRNKLKESQAQFEMEQDSKA, encoded by the exons ATGAAGAACAGAAGTTTGGCCGGCAATTGTGGCATTGGAGTGTTTGTCATTGCCCTTGTGACGGTGGCATTGGCATTCGGCACGCCGAACTGGCTGGTTAGTGACTACAGGATAAGGGGTTCCAGGCTGGACAA ATTAGGCTTATGGAGTCATTGCTTTAGGTCGCTCCCCGATCCGTATGACCAATACCAAAGACGATTCTTTGTGGGATGCCGCTGGGTGTACGACCCGTTTACTACGGGTTACGATAGAATACGAGGTTTTTTATTGCCAG GTTTCATGATCGCAACTCAGTTTTTCTTCACACTATGTCTCCTTGGTGTACTGATATCGACCATCCTGGTGCTGATATTCTTCCTCTGTTGCGGACCTGATCAAAACCGATTCGTGACCTTAATCAGGACGATAGGATACATCATGTTGGGTTCAG gtatCTGCGGAGTAATCGCAGTTATTGTGTTTGCGTCGCTGGGCAATGCTGATGGGTGGATGCCGAACcatgaaaataactatttag GTTGGTCATTCGGCTTGGGAGTGGTCGGCGCCGTCAGCTGTCTCATCACGGCGGCGCTCTTCTTGACGGAGGCCAACATCCAGCACAAAAAGCGAAACAAGCTCAAGGAATCGCAAGCCCAGTTCGAAATGGAACAGGATTCCAAAGCATAA
- the LOC133521515 gene encoding uncharacterized protein LOC133521515, whose amino-acid sequence MLFGLHSWSSLYITDVIKCSLRHSIFIDCICVLTKLTMVSKSKTGLFALGFYALASFFIILAFVSPYWLVTDGKLKNPKFIQIGLWLVCFNGFQEPHHWYDTVFTGCWWVFEEEYYIIHDILLPGFFIATQFFFTISLCTVLVSLFLAYLYLQKDNDDENYLTLLVTLGTILVIGGFSGIISVVTFGARGDGRDWMPNWEHNDLGWAYAMGVIGVVMLFPAGILFLVEARVHKYKKLHEMQSREPSSYTMHERKFGYAGGHTDI is encoded by the exons atgctctttggattACATTCATGGAGTAGTTTATATATAACTGACGTTATTAAATGCAGTTTACGACATTCGATATTCATTGATTGTATTTGTGTTCTTACAAAATTAACGATGGTTTCCAAGTCAAAAACTGGCTTGTTTGCGCTAGGTTTTTACGCTTTAGCGTCCTTCTTTATTATATTGGCTTTTGTAAGTCCATACTGGTTGGTCACTGACGGGAAACTTAAAAACCCTAAGTTTATACAAATTG GTTTGTGGCTGGTATGTTTCAATGGATTTCAAGAGCCGCACCACTGGTATGATACAGTGTTCACTGGTTGCTGGTGGGTGTTTGAAGAGGAGTACTATATCATCCATGACATACTTCTCCCAGGATTCTTCATAGCTACTCAGTTCTTCTTCACTATATCACTGTGTACTGTGCTTGTGTCTCTATTCCTGGCATATCTCTATTTGCAGAAAGACAATGATGATGAAAACTATTTGACTCTTTTGGTGACACTGGGAACAATACTTGTTATTGGAG gATTTTCTGGTATTATATCTGTGGTGACGTTTGGAGCGAGGGGTGATGGCCGTGACTGGATGCCGAACTGGGAACACAATGATCTCGGCTGGGCCTATGCCATGGGTGTTATAGGAGTTGTCATGCTGTTTCCAGCAGGCATTCTGTTCTTGGTTGAAGCCAGGGTGCACAAGTATAAGAAACTACATGAAATGCAAAGTCGTGAGCCTTCCTCATACACAATGCATGAAAGGAAGTTTGGTTATGCTGGAGGACACACAGATATTTAA
- the LOC133521476 gene encoding transcription termination factor 5, mitochondrial-like, which translates to MIIQRFYKLGLLYWRPHSNRCFSAVSNIGSSKLCKYFGITQEQAEFICLKQPYVNKLDESTLKCLIDTVRDLGFTKTVLIKDPLLFSILPITMKFRHKVLDECGFENITPKHILTYLQLVKQKTIGQLKKSGELSTILNVENRLASYMTQWPTSLTTLIYGDINETTMYSLRLKILQRYLELMLDLNEDEFQRGLKTYPTIKHRPLEIINETLNILQSVVRIPDKKIKANLYLVHVDPENLKKIIYKVCSIGGIDIKEILRLHPRLATKKYEVMIETRNILQEYGITDEAQRRCFDIYTLSPDTVRTRLKEAKSIPEFQTFLNHPRFLKMIHYKNTAMHRLRSLYDKRKKCLSLNILSGSSVQYLTYERAPGDRLGKGKDLIFCISQSLGDMYSSTQIRNMVKRHPFWINVPLVQVKFVYQQLSRNFCVQDIYENCPILLYPWTKIKKLLDIFEAKQKPTESLYSIELLDFTKLEKSQKLSLVLYYLEKNHYFSGNGVWTEEKCTNNCNVKLPRCKT; encoded by the coding sequence atgattattcaAAGATTCTATAAATTGGGTCTCCTTTATTGGAGGCCCCACTCAAACAGATGTTTTTCGGCCGTAAGCAATATCGGTTCTTCCAAACTATGTAAATACTTCGGTATCACCCAAGAACAAGCAGAATTTATATGTTTAAAACAACCGTACGTTAATAAATTAGACGAATCTACCCTGAAGTGCCTAATTGACACAGTGCGTGATCTAGGATTTacaaaaacagttttaattAAGGATCCACTGTTGTTCAGTATATTGCCTATCACAATGAAATTTCGACATAAAGTTTTGGATGAATGTGGATTTGAAAACATAACACCAAAACACATATTGACATATTTGCAATTAGTTAAACAAAAAACGATAGGACAACTAAAGAAATCTGGAGAGCTATCAACTATATTGAATGTTGAAAATAGATTAGCAAGTTATATGACACAATGGCCTACATCTCtgactaccttaatatatggagACATTAATGAAACAACAATGTATAGTTTAAGACTGAAAATATTACAACGTTATCTAGAATTAATGCTAGATTTAAATGAAGATGAATTCCAAAGAGGCTTAAAAACTTACCCAACAATTAAGCATCGGCCACTAGAAATTATTAATGAAACACTCAATATACTGCAGTCAGTGGTCAGGATACCTGATAAGAAAATCAAAGCTAATTTGTATCTTGTGCATGTTGATCCTGAGAacctaaagaaaataatatacaaagtTTGTTCTATTGGTGGCATTGATATAAAAGAAATTTTGAGACTTCATCCTAGATTAGCCACCAAGAAATATGAAGTGATGATAGAAACAAGGAACATTTTGCAGGAATACGGCATCACTGATGAGGCCCAGAGAAGGTGTTTTGATATATACACCCTGAGTCCAGATACTGTTAGAACAAGACTCAAAGAAGCTAAATCAATTCCCGAATTTCAAACATTCTTGAATCATCCTAGATTTCTTAAAATGATTCACTATAAAAATACGGCTATGCATAGATTGAGAAGCTTGTATGacaaaaggaaaaaatgtttGAGTCTTAATATACTTTCTGGTAGCTCAGTTCAATATTTGACCTATGAAAGAGCTCCTGGAGACAGGCTGGGCAAGGGGAAGGACCTCATCTTTTGCATCTCACAATCTCTTGGAGATATGTACAGTTCTACTCAAATTAGGAATATGGTCAAGAGACATCCATTTTGGATTAATGTGCCTCTGGTGCAAGTTAAATTTGTCTACCAGCAGCTATCCAGAAACTTTTGTGTTCAAGATATTTATGAAAACTGTCCTATTCTGTTATATCCCTGGACTAAAATAAAGAAACTTCTTGATATATTTGAGGCAAAACAAAAACCTACCGAATCATTATACAGCATTGAACTACTAGACTTCACCAAATTAGAGAAATCCCAAAAATTGagtttagttttatattatttagaaaAGAATCACTACTTTTCCGGTAATGGTGTCTGGACTGAAGAGAAATGTACGAATAATTGTAATGTCAAATTACCAAGATGTAAGACATAA